One genomic window of Leptospira paudalimensis includes the following:
- a CDS encoding YopX family protein: MAFTIRFRVWDKQEKEFTQKGFSLTLDGKLLKFGQPIPNEDNYVINCFTGLKDKYDKELYEEDIIEHTVAKGGNLTQHTGIIRYNHEHGAFYLENGPPLLQLFSIRKVGNPYENPILYDLYLKSKS, from the coding sequence ATGGCATTCACAATTCGATTCCGAGTATGGGACAAACAAGAGAAAGAATTCACCCAAAAAGGATTTTCTTTAACCTTAGATGGAAAACTACTTAAGTTTGGCCAACCCATTCCAAACGAAGATAATTATGTGATTAATTGTTTCACTGGCTTAAAAGATAAGTATGACAAAGAATTGTACGAAGAGGATATCATTGAACATACAGTTGCCAAAGGTGGAAACCTTACCCAACATACAGGAATTATACGATACAATCACGAACACGGTGCATTTTATTTAGAAAACGGACCTCCGCTCCTACAATTATTTTCCATCCGTAAAGTGGGAAATCCTTATGAAAATCCGATTTTGTACGATTTGTATTTGAAAAGTAAATCTTGA